In a genomic window of Nodosilinea sp. E11:
- a CDS encoding type II toxin-antitoxin system PemK/MazF family toxin yields the protein MRRGDIYFADLNPIVGSEIAKQRPVLIVSNNANNRAASTVTVVPLTSQVNRVYPFEVLLTTDETGLPKPSKAQVQQIRTISKQRVLGGQVGRLGVSSMQNIEAALKLHLDLR from the coding sequence ATGAGGCGTGGTGATATCTATTTTGCCGACCTAAACCCAATCGTAGGGTCAGAAATTGCCAAGCAGCGCCCGGTACTCATCGTCAGCAACAATGCGAACAACCGAGCTGCCTCTACCGTTACAGTGGTGCCGCTTACGTCCCAAGTGAATCGGGTATACCCCTTCGAGGTGCTATTAACTACAGATGAAACGGGCTTGCCTAAACCATCCAAGGCCCAGGTGCAGCAAATCCGCACGATTTCAAAACAGCGTGTTCTAGGAGGCCAGGTAGGGCGTTTGGGGGTTAGCTCCATGCAAAACATAGAGGCTGCCCTAAAGTTACATTTAGATCTTCGTTAG
- a CDS encoding ribbon-helix-helix domain-containing protein: MSISLPQPLLTFVEDYRHSHAFKSRSQVIERALELLREQALEEAYALAAEEVDLDWEVTVADGMTNEAW, encoded by the coding sequence GTGTCAATCTCTCTCCCTCAACCATTGCTCACCTTTGTGGAAGATTATCGCCATAGCCATGCCTTCAAATCGCGATCGCAGGTGATTGAAAGAGCCCTAGAGCTACTGCGTGAGCAGGCCTTAGAAGAAGCCTATGCCCTCGCCGCTGAGGAGGTAGATCTAGATTGGGAGGTCACTGTAGCGGATGGAATGACCAATGAGGCGTGGTGA
- the miaA gene encoding tRNA (adenosine(37)-N6)-dimethylallyltransferase MiaA: protein MIGGATATGKSALAIALAQRLSLASDSEAVILSADSRQVYREFDIGTAKPLACDRQQIPHYLIDICDPTETLTLAQYQRQAQTLIQQFHQAGTLPLLVGGTGLYIDAVVKGLRIPPVAPQPALRRQFEALGQPHCYALLKSLDPAAADRIHPNDPVRTGRALEVYYVTGQSISTLQGEAPPAYPLLYLALDCDPLALEKRIARRTQAMLEAGFVEEVTRLVGKYGSDLPLLQTLGYAEMLRHLQGHSSLATAQTEIVQHTRQFAKRQRTWFRNRATVQWFDADASDLVDRVWDWLKEQGEHLT from the coding sequence ATAATTGGCGGGGCTACAGCTACGGGCAAGTCTGCTCTGGCGATCGCCCTAGCCCAGCGCCTGTCCCTGGCCTCAGATAGCGAGGCTGTCATTCTTAGCGCCGACTCCCGACAAGTCTATCGAGAGTTTGACATTGGCACTGCTAAACCTCTGGCCTGCGATCGCCAGCAGATTCCCCACTATTTAATCGACATTTGCGATCCCACCGAAACCCTCACCCTGGCCCAGTATCAGCGCCAGGCCCAGACGTTGATCCAGCAGTTTCACCAAGCGGGCACTCTGCCGCTACTAGTGGGCGGCACCGGTCTCTATATAGATGCGGTGGTGAAAGGACTGCGAATTCCCCCGGTGGCTCCTCAGCCCGCTCTGCGGCGGCAGTTTGAGGCTTTGGGCCAACCCCACTGCTATGCCCTGCTCAAAAGTCTCGACCCCGCCGCTGCCGATCGCATTCACCCCAACGACCCTGTGCGTACTGGGCGCGCCCTAGAGGTGTATTACGTCACTGGTCAGTCCATCTCTACGCTCCAGGGCGAAGCTCCACCGGCTTATCCGCTGCTGTACCTGGCCCTCGACTGCGATCCGCTAGCCTTAGAAAAACGCATTGCCAGGCGTACCCAGGCCATGCTCGAGGCTGGCTTCGTCGAAGAGGTCACGCGTCTGGTGGGCAAGTACGGTTCTGATCTGCCGCTGTTGCAAACCCTGGGCTATGCCGAAATGCTGCGCCATCTGCAAGGCCATAGTTCTCTCGCCACGGCCCAGACAGAGATTGTGCAGCACACGCGCCAGTTCGCCAAGCGCCAGCGCACCTGGTTTCGCAACCGGGCCACGGTGCAGTGGTTCGATGCCGACGCCAGCGATTTGGTAGACCGGGTGTGGGATTGGCTCAAAGAGCAGGGGGAGCACCTGACCTAG
- the gyrB gene encoding DNA topoisomerase (ATP-hydrolyzing) subunit B: MTTDYGADQIQVLEGLEPVRKRPGMYIGSTGPRGLHHLVYEVVDNSVDEALAGHCDRIDISLNADGSVSVTDNGRGIPTDIHPRTGKSALETVMTVLHAGGKFGGGGYKVSGGLHGVGISVVNALSEWVEVTVWREGKAHKQRFERGVPIGDLQVEKITEKRQGTSVTFLPDTEIFHNGTEFDYDTLCGRLRELAYLNAGIQVIFTDYRLDVIKSDTPKVSTYHYAGGIIEYVKYINNDKQPIHDEIIHISSERDGVQVEAALQWCIDAYSDNLLGFANNIRTIDGGTHLEGLKAVLTRTLNNFSRKRNKRKDADSNLAGENIREGLTAIISVKVPDPEFEGQTKTKLGNTEVRGIVDSLVGEALTEYLDFHPGVADAILEKAIQAFNAAEAARRARELVRRKSVLESSTLPGKLADCSSRDPSESEIFIVEGDSAGGSAKQGRDRRFQAILPLRGKILNIEKTEDSKIYKNTEIQALITALGMGIRGEEFDSSQLRYHRICLMTDADVDGAHIRTLLLTFFYRYQRDLVDQGYIYIACPPLYKVERGRNHWYCYNERELQNLITNEFPANANYTVQRFKGLGEMMPQQLWETTMDPTTRTMKRVEIEDAAEADRIFTILMGDRVAPRREFIETYGPRMKLEDLDI, translated from the coding sequence ATGACAACCGACTACGGTGCTGATCAGATTCAGGTTCTAGAGGGGCTTGAACCTGTACGGAAACGCCCAGGTATGTACATTGGCAGCACGGGGCCACGGGGGCTTCATCACCTAGTGTACGAGGTCGTCGATAACTCCGTAGACGAAGCGCTGGCAGGGCACTGCGATCGCATCGATATTTCCCTCAATGCCGACGGCTCGGTCAGTGTAACCGATAATGGGCGCGGCATCCCCACCGATATTCACCCTCGCACCGGCAAGTCGGCGCTCGAAACGGTGATGACCGTGCTGCACGCCGGGGGCAAATTTGGCGGCGGCGGCTACAAAGTGTCTGGCGGTCTCCACGGCGTCGGCATTTCTGTCGTCAACGCCCTGTCGGAGTGGGTTGAGGTCACGGTGTGGCGCGAGGGCAAGGCCCACAAACAACGCTTTGAGCGGGGCGTGCCCATCGGCGATCTCCAGGTTGAAAAAATTACCGAAAAGCGCCAGGGCACCTCGGTAACCTTTTTGCCCGACACCGAAATCTTCCACAACGGCACTGAGTTTGACTACGACACCCTGTGCGGGCGGCTGCGAGAGCTAGCCTACCTGAACGCGGGCATTCAGGTGATTTTCACCGACTACCGCCTCGATGTGATCAAGTCAGACACCCCCAAGGTGTCCACCTACCACTACGCGGGCGGCATCATTGAGTACGTCAAGTACATCAACAACGACAAGCAGCCGATCCACGACGAAATCATTCACATCTCCTCCGAGCGCGATGGAGTGCAGGTAGAGGCAGCGCTCCAGTGGTGTATAGACGCCTATTCTGACAACCTGCTGGGTTTTGCCAACAACATTCGCACCATTGACGGCGGCACCCACCTAGAGGGGCTCAAGGCGGTGCTCACCCGCACCCTCAATAACTTCAGCCGCAAGCGCAACAAACGCAAAGACGCCGACTCTAACCTGGCCGGTGAAAACATCCGCGAGGGGCTGACGGCGATTATTTCGGTCAAGGTGCCCGACCCTGAGTTTGAGGGCCAGACCAAGACCAAGCTGGGCAACACCGAAGTGCGCGGCATTGTCGACTCGCTGGTGGGCGAGGCACTGACCGAGTACCTCGACTTTCACCCCGGCGTGGCCGATGCCATTCTAGAGAAAGCGATCCAAGCCTTTAACGCCGCTGAGGCGGCCCGCCGAGCGCGGGAACTGGTGCGCCGCAAGTCGGTGCTAGAGTCGTCTACCCTACCGGGCAAACTGGCCGATTGCAGCAGCCGCGACCCCAGCGAGTCTGAGATCTTTATCGTAGAAGGTGACTCAGCCGGCGGCAGCGCCAAGCAGGGGCGCGATCGCAGGTTCCAGGCCATTCTCCCCCTGCGGGGCAAGATTCTCAACATTGAGAAAACCGAAGACTCGAAGATCTACAAAAACACCGAGATCCAGGCGCTGATCACCGCCCTGGGCATGGGCATTCGCGGCGAAGAGTTTGACTCGTCACAACTGCGCTACCACCGCATTTGCCTAATGACCGACGCCGACGTGGATGGAGCCCACATTCGCACCCTGCTGCTGACCTTCTTTTACCGCTACCAGCGCGACCTGGTCGATCAGGGCTATATCTACATTGCCTGCCCGCCCCTCTATAAGGTGGAGCGGGGTCGCAACCACTGGTACTGCTACAACGAGCGCGAGCTGCAAAACCTGATCACCAACGAGTTTCCGGCCAACGCCAACTACACGGTGCAGCGGTTTAAGGGTCTGGGCGAAATGATGCCTCAGCAGCTGTGGGAAACCACCATGGACCCCACCACCCGCACCATGAAGCGGGTGGAGATTGAAGACGCTGCCGAGGCCGATCGCATCTTTACGATCTTGATGGGCGATCGCGTTGCCCCCCGCCGCGAGTTCATTGAGACCTACGGCCCCCGTATGAAGCTGGAAGATCTCGATATTTAG
- the ilvD gene encoding dihydroxy-acid dehydratase, which produces MPTYRSKTSTHGRNMAGARALWRATGMQTDDFEKPIIAVANSFTQFVPGHVHLKDLGQLVCREIEAAGGVAKEFNTIAVDDGIAMGHDGMLYSLPSREIIADSVEYMANAHCADALVCISNCDKITPGMLMAALRLNIPAVFVSGGPMEAGKTKLADHKLDLVDAMVAAASDTMSDELVEEYERSACPTCGSCSGMFTANSMNCLTEAIGLSLPGNGTTLATHFDRKDLFLTAARTIVDITRRYYEQGDESVLPRSTASFKAFENAMMLDIAMGGSTNTILHLLAAAREAEVDFTMADIDRLSQQVPQLCKVAPNTPDYHVEDVHRAGGVYAILGELDRAGLLHSDIPTVHSPTLKEALERWDVTRTADEAVHTFFRAGPAGIPTQVAFSQDTRWPTLDLDRQSGCIRSVEHAYSHDGGLAVLYGNLAVNGCVVKTAGIDVSMFEAEQLRYTTSVPTSTLRVFEGPARIFESQDAAVTAILNDRIQAGDVVIIRYEGPKGGPGMQEMLYPTSYLKSKGLGKSCALLTDGRFSGGTSGLSIGHASPEAAAGGNIALVEEGDRIVIDIPNRTINVDISDQELAQRRAAMEAKGDAAWKPAEPRQRRVTAALKAYALLATSADQGAVRNLEMLK; this is translated from the coding sequence ATGCCCACCTACCGCTCTAAAACCTCGACCCACGGTCGCAATATGGCCGGTGCCCGTGCGCTCTGGCGTGCCACCGGTATGCAAACCGACGACTTTGAGAAGCCCATCATTGCGGTGGCTAACTCGTTTACCCAGTTCGTCCCTGGCCACGTGCATTTGAAAGATTTGGGGCAGCTAGTGTGCCGTGAAATTGAGGCGGCAGGCGGTGTCGCCAAGGAGTTCAACACCATCGCCGTCGACGACGGCATCGCTATGGGCCACGACGGCATGCTCTACAGCCTGCCCTCCCGCGAGATCATTGCCGACTCGGTGGAGTATATGGCCAACGCCCACTGCGCCGACGCCCTGGTGTGCATCTCCAACTGCGACAAGATCACCCCCGGCATGTTGATGGCCGCCCTGCGGCTAAATATTCCGGCGGTGTTTGTCTCGGGTGGGCCGATGGAGGCGGGCAAGACCAAACTGGCCGACCACAAGCTCGACCTAGTGGATGCCATGGTGGCCGCCGCCAGCGACACCATGAGCGACGAACTGGTTGAAGAGTATGAGCGTTCCGCCTGCCCCACCTGCGGCTCTTGCTCGGGCATGTTCACCGCCAACTCGATGAATTGCCTCACCGAGGCGATCGGCCTGTCGCTGCCGGGCAACGGCACCACCCTGGCCACCCACTTCGATCGCAAAGATCTGTTTCTCACCGCCGCCCGCACCATCGTTGACATCACCCGCCGCTACTACGAGCAGGGCGACGAGTCAGTGCTGCCCCGCTCCACCGCCAGCTTCAAAGCCTTTGAGAATGCCATGATGCTGGATATCGCCATGGGTGGTTCTACCAACACCATTCTGCACCTGCTGGCGGCCGCCCGCGAAGCCGAGGTTGACTTCACCATGGCCGATATCGATCGCCTGTCGCAGCAGGTGCCCCAGCTGTGCAAAGTGGCCCCCAACACCCCCGACTACCACGTCGAGGATGTGCATAGAGCTGGGGGTGTGTACGCCATTCTGGGTGAGCTCGACCGAGCCGGGCTGCTGCACAGCGACATACCCACGGTTCACAGCCCTACCCTGAAGGAAGCCCTGGAACGCTGGGACGTGACCCGTACGGCTGACGAAGCCGTTCACACCTTCTTTAGGGCTGGCCCAGCGGGCATTCCCACCCAGGTGGCCTTCAGCCAAGACACGCGCTGGCCTACGCTCGATCTCGATCGGCAGTCGGGCTGCATTCGCAGTGTGGAGCATGCCTATTCCCACGACGGTGGCCTGGCCGTGCTCTACGGCAATCTGGCCGTCAATGGCTGCGTTGTCAAGACCGCAGGTATCGACGTCAGTATGTTCGAGGCGGAGCAGTTGCGCTATACCACCAGCGTGCCGACCTCGACTCTGCGGGTGTTTGAAGGGCCTGCCCGCATCTTTGAAAGCCAGGATGCCGCCGTCACCGCCATCCTCAACGACCGGATACAGGCGGGAGACGTGGTAATTATCCGCTACGAGGGGCCAAAGGGCGGGCCGGGGATGCAGGAAATGCTCTACCCCACCAGCTACCTGAAGTCGAAGGGGCTGGGTAAGTCCTGCGCTCTGCTCACCGACGGGCGGTTCTCGGGCGGCACCTCGGGCCTCTCCATTGGCCACGCCTCGCCTGAGGCGGCGGCGGGGGGCAACATTGCCCTGGTGGAAGAGGGCGATCGCATCGTGATCGACATTCCCAACCGCACGATCAACGTCGATATCTCTGACCAGGAACTGGCCCAGCGCCGTGCCGCCATGGAGGCGAAAGGCGACGCCGCCTGGAAGCCCGCCGAGCCCCGCCAGCGACGAGTGACGGCAGCACTCAAGGCCTATGCCCTACTGGCTACCAGCGCTGACCAGGGCGCAGTCCGCAACCTGGAGATGCTGAAGTAG
- a CDS encoding alpha/beta hydrolase, whose translation MRRGRFKRLLLGEFSWRRLVSSTVVIYGFLALYVFWRADSMIFLPPPASYQDTADILKVPVTSTEQISAIYLPNPDATYVVLYSHGNAEDLGDIRPVLDRLHHWGFGVFAYDYRGYGTSDGSPSEANAYQDVMAAYTYLTQQLELSPEQIIGYGRSVGGGPATELATHYPVAGLVLESSFTSVFRVVLPFPLLPFDKFPNLAKLPEVQAPVLVMHGGSDSIIPIHHGQALYEAAAAPKLSLWVAEAGHNDFTWVAGDRQRQTLRSFEQLIEAHQLENR comes from the coding sequence ATGCGTCGTGGTCGATTTAAGAGATTGTTGCTGGGCGAATTTAGTTGGCGGCGGCTCGTCAGCTCGACAGTCGTGATCTACGGGTTCCTGGCGCTCTATGTGTTCTGGCGGGCAGACAGCATGATTTTTCTGCCTCCGCCAGCCAGCTATCAAGACACCGCAGACATTCTCAAAGTACCTGTCACCAGTACTGAGCAGATTTCGGCGATCTATTTGCCCAATCCTGACGCAACCTATGTGGTGCTCTATAGTCACGGTAATGCTGAAGATCTCGGTGATATTCGACCCGTGCTCGACCGCCTGCACCACTGGGGGTTTGGCGTGTTTGCCTACGACTATCGGGGCTACGGCACCAGCGACGGCAGCCCTAGCGAAGCCAATGCCTACCAGGATGTAATGGCGGCCTACACCTACCTGACCCAGCAGCTTGAACTATCGCCCGAACAGATTATTGGGTATGGGCGCTCTGTAGGTGGCGGCCCAGCGACTGAGTTGGCCACTCACTATCCCGTGGCGGGGTTGGTGTTAGAAAGCAGCTTTACCTCGGTATTTCGGGTTGTTTTGCCCTTTCCGCTCCTGCCCTTTGATAAATTTCCTAACCTCGCCAAACTGCCTGAGGTGCAGGCACCGGTACTGGTAATGCACGGCGGGTCCGACTCGATCATTCCGATTCACCATGGTCAGGCGCTGTATGAGGCGGCGGCGGCACCAAAGCTGTCGCTCTGGGTAGCTGAGGCTGGCCACAACGACTTCACCTGGGTCGCTGGCGATCGCCAGCGCCAGACGCTACGGTCGTTTGAGCAACTGATTGAAGCCCATCAACTCGAAAATCGCTAG
- a CDS encoding chromophore lyase CpcT/CpeT, translated as MAQPLLERLASYLAGEFDNRSQSLADPVWYLHLRLWHRPLPPSCFGEGYSFFIEQLSVVSGQPPYRQRILHITERSEGLWGQYYGLPDPVAYSGSATQPDRLASLTRDQLIALPQCGVAIEYQPTTETFSARLPGDRLCSFTANGGVSYVRLKFDIGPETLAPGSPVVFQMEDRGVDPTTGKTTWGPQMGPFCLVKQQTYELSRV; from the coding sequence ATGGCCCAGCCCCTCCTTGAACGACTAGCGAGCTATCTGGCTGGAGAGTTTGACAACCGATCGCAGTCTCTGGCAGATCCGGTCTGGTACTTGCATTTGCGGCTGTGGCACCGGCCCTTGCCGCCATCCTGCTTTGGCGAAGGCTACAGCTTTTTTATTGAGCAACTCAGCGTTGTCTCTGGGCAGCCCCCCTACCGCCAACGCATTTTGCACATTACCGAACGGTCAGAGGGGCTTTGGGGCCAATACTACGGGCTACCGGACCCAGTCGCCTATAGCGGCAGCGCCACCCAGCCCGATCGCCTGGCCAGCCTCACCCGTGACCAGCTGATTGCCTTGCCCCAATGCGGTGTGGCCATTGAGTACCAACCCACTACCGAGACCTTTAGCGCCCGATTGCCGGGCGATCGCCTGTGTAGCTTTACGGCCAATGGCGGGGTTAGCTACGTGCGGCTCAAGTTTGACATTGGCCCTGAAACCTTGGCCCCCGGCAGCCCGGTGGTGTTTCAGATGGAAGATCGGGGCGTTGACCCGACGACGGGCAAAACCACCTGGGGGCCACAGATGGGGCCGTTTTGCCTGGTGAAGCAGCAGACCTATGAGCTGTCGCGAGTATGA
- a CDS encoding calcium-binding protein encodes MLDLFVPPLEPIAPPEPFESVDPEGLPEPAAAALVPIEAGVQPGDLPGPVLGADTVVDLALDTLPASLPANDLVPTEAAIETEAETINLPDPALETEGADSTVTPVAPVETVPTLAAIDTLFFYGQSGFEPPVLYQVNLATGTAVTAAEPAPLFPTGLNGLFASEPVGLEPAEADELLPPRVFTLIEGTDTQNFLIGTVANNALFGFGGNDLILANGGHNLLFGGEGNDTLLGGTGDDGLFGGEGDDVLEGGAGNDLLVGGTGDDILYGGAGANTLIGGAGADIFRLGTPGAYPGPLVGATIPEPDTIVDFNPGEGDRLDFSLIAAQPWFVGHDLLPFLSFEQVGADTHVQVTTPLGQVTTEAILLNVAADAIAPDSLMVTAPVGLPLLK; translated from the coding sequence ATGCTCGATCTATTTGTGCCCCCGCTAGAACCGATCGCCCCACCAGAGCCTTTCGAATCGGTTGACCCAGAGGGGTTGCCAGAGCCAGCCGCCGCCGCCTTGGTGCCCATCGAGGCTGGAGTTCAACCCGGTGACTTGCCTGGCCCGGTTCTAGGGGCCGATACCGTGGTCGACCTTGCTCTAGACACCTTGCCAGCGTCATTACCCGCCAATGACCTGGTGCCGACTGAAGCGGCGATCGAGACCGAGGCCGAAACCATTAACTTGCCTGACCCAGCTCTAGAGACTGAAGGGGCAGATTCTACCGTGACCCCCGTTGCCCCGGTGGAGACGGTGCCAACTCTGGCGGCGATCGATACGCTCTTTTTCTACGGTCAATCTGGCTTTGAGCCGCCGGTACTGTATCAGGTCAATCTAGCGACGGGCACCGCAGTTACCGCTGCCGAACCCGCTCCACTCTTCCCCACCGGGCTGAATGGCCTATTTGCCAGTGAACCTGTGGGGCTGGAGCCAGCCGAAGCCGATGAACTACTGCCGCCTCGGGTGTTTACGCTGATCGAAGGCACTGACACCCAAAACTTTCTGATTGGTACCGTTGCTAACAATGCTCTCTTTGGGTTTGGGGGCAACGACCTGATTTTGGCCAATGGGGGCCATAATCTGCTGTTTGGTGGCGAGGGCAACGACACCCTGCTGGGGGGCACGGGCGATGATGGGCTATTTGGCGGCGAGGGCGACGATGTCTTAGAAGGCGGTGCGGGCAACGATCTGCTGGTGGGGGGCACGGGCGATGACATTCTCTACGGTGGGGCCGGGGCTAATACGCTCATTGGTGGCGCTGGGGCCGATATATTTCGTCTCGGTACCCCTGGGGCCTATCCTGGGCCGCTGGTCGGAGCTACTATCCCAGAGCCAGACACAATTGTGGACTTTAACCCCGGCGAAGGCGACCGGCTCGACTTCAGCTTGATCGCGGCGCAACCTTGGTTTGTGGGCCACGACCTGTTGCCGTTCCTTAGCTTTGAGCAGGTGGGGGCCGATACCCACGTGCAGGTGACTACGCCCCTGGGCCAGGTCACCACCGAAGCCATTTTGCTGAATGTGGCGGCAGATGCGATCGCCCCCGACAGCCTGATGGTTACCGCGCCAGTCGGTCTGCCCCTGCTCAAGTAA
- a CDS encoding HAD family hydrolase, with the protein MVTPDILALDFDGVVCDGLREYFQTAWKAYREVFEPAAGDPPAGLAERFYPLRPVVETGWEMPLVLYGLMVGLPDEDILTRWPELVPQLLAQAGVEPATIGRAVDGVRDRWIDHDLDDWLSYQRFYPGVIDRIQQAQANAIELVIISTKEGRFIQQLLAKSGVELPGDGPLGTDPAQRIVGKEVKQPKYDTLRQIKTANPDATIWFVEDRVNALQAVQRQPDLTDIGLFLADWGYNTAADRALAAPGGSLHSLTLPQFCGSFEGWLTPPL; encoded by the coding sequence ATGGTTACCCCCGATATTTTGGCCCTCGATTTTGACGGCGTGGTCTGCGACGGGCTGCGGGAATATTTTCAGACCGCGTGGAAAGCCTATAGGGAGGTGTTTGAACCAGCGGCGGGAGACCCCCCAGCAGGGCTGGCCGAGCGATTTTACCCTCTGCGCCCGGTGGTTGAAACTGGCTGGGAAATGCCCCTGGTGCTCTATGGGCTGATGGTGGGGTTGCCTGACGAGGATATTTTGACCCGCTGGCCGGAGCTGGTTCCGCAACTGCTGGCTCAGGCGGGGGTAGAGCCTGCCACTATTGGTCGGGCCGTGGATGGTGTGCGCGATCGCTGGATTGATCACGATCTCGACGATTGGCTGAGCTACCAGCGGTTCTATCCCGGTGTGATCGATCGCATTCAACAGGCCCAGGCCAACGCGATCGAGCTGGTGATTATTTCTACCAAAGAGGGGCGATTTATTCAGCAGCTGCTGGCGAAATCGGGAGTAGAACTGCCAGGTGATGGGCCGTTAGGGACAGACCCGGCCCAGCGCATCGTTGGTAAAGAGGTCAAACAGCCCAAGTACGATACCCTGCGCCAGATTAAGACCGCTAACCCCGATGCCACTATTTGGTTTGTCGAAGACCGGGTGAATGCTCTGCAAGCGGTGCAGCGCCAGCCCGACTTGACCGATATTGGGCTGTTTTTGGCCGACTGGGGCTACAACACGGCGGCAGATCGAGCGTTGGCCGCCCCTGGCGGCTCCCTGCACAGCCTAACGCTGCCTCAGTTTTGTGGTTCCTTTGAGGGCTGGCTGACACCACCACTGTAA
- a CDS encoding aromatic ring-hydroxylating dioxygenase subunit alpha, translating into MDVIDLQPVTAVAGEHNPTERPKGKPLRQLGINLNHWYVVAQGNDLGTKPLAVTLWHQPIVLYRDRTGTPVAVEDRCPHRQVKLSEGTVEGDNIACAYHGWQFAPDGSCAHVPYLEPQQKLPTCALRQYPVQERDGFVWVFPGEAALAEQVAPMGVPEWAHLNFIGSMTTIDVQAHYSFLIENLMDMYHGHLHGGAQVWANPVLAELEADNTHVHAHYDAESYYRIDKIWSASQLLIPALRQLHPEPLDVYYHYPHWRSTLGDDFVIYCLFCPVSETHTRAYLLHFTSLGRFPNLHKSPIAVRRFFKRAFNNSASFVLRRLVREDVLMLEQEQQAYEQHPTYRGPELNRTLTAVQQLIRQQAAAE; encoded by the coding sequence ATGGATGTAATTGACCTTCAACCAGTGACAGCGGTGGCTGGGGAGCATAACCCAACAGAACGACCTAAAGGCAAACCTCTGCGGCAGTTAGGCATCAACCTTAACCACTGGTACGTGGTGGCCCAGGGCAACGATCTGGGCACCAAGCCCCTAGCAGTGACCCTGTGGCACCAGCCGATCGTGCTCTACCGCGATCGCACTGGCACCCCCGTCGCCGTCGAAGATCGCTGCCCCCATCGCCAGGTCAAGCTCAGTGAGGGCACCGTAGAGGGCGACAACATTGCCTGCGCCTACCACGGCTGGCAGTTTGCCCCCGATGGCAGCTGTGCCCACGTGCCCTACCTAGAGCCTCAGCAAAAGCTGCCCACCTGTGCCCTGCGGCAGTATCCGGTGCAAGAACGAGACGGCTTTGTTTGGGTCTTCCCCGGCGAGGCGGCGCTGGCAGAGCAAGTTGCCCCCATGGGCGTGCCCGAGTGGGCACACCTCAATTTCATTGGCTCGATGACCACCATAGATGTGCAGGCCCATTACTCATTCTTAATTGAAAATTTAATGGACATGTACCACGGCCACCTGCACGGCGGTGCCCAGGTGTGGGCCAACCCGGTGCTGGCCGAGCTAGAAGCCGACAACACCCACGTCCATGCCCACTACGATGCCGAGAGCTACTACCGCATCGACAAAATCTGGTCGGCCAGTCAGCTCCTGATTCCGGCCCTGCGCCAGCTGCACCCCGAGCCGCTAGATGTCTACTACCACTACCCCCACTGGCGATCGACCCTGGGCGACGACTTTGTGATCTATTGCTTGTTCTGCCCGGTGAGCGAAACCCACACCCGCGCTTACCTGCTGCACTTCACCTCCCTGGGACGTTTCCCCAATCTGCACAAAAGCCCGATCGCAGTGCGGCGGTTCTTTAAGCGGGCCTTTAATAATTCCGCCAGCTTTGTGCTGCGACGACTGGTGCGCGAAGATGTGCTGATGCTAGAGCAAGAACAGCAAGCCTACGAGCAGCACCCCACCTACCGAGGCCCAGAGCTAAACCGCACGCTGACGGCAGTGCAGCAGTTGATTCGGCAGCAGGCAGCAGCGGAGTAG